A DNA window from Streptomyces parvus contains the following coding sequences:
- a CDS encoding isochorismatase family protein, with the protein MHRALIVVDVQNDFCEGGSLAVAGGADVAAAITDLIGDAQPAYRHVVATRDHHIDPGGHFSPTPDYVDSWPVHCVAGTEGVGFHPNFAPAVASGAIDTVFDKGAYSAAYSGFEGSDENGTGLAQWLRDREVTEVDVVGIATDHCVRATALDAAREGFVTHVLLDLTAGVSGATTERALSELRTAGVKLSGTPVVAS; encoded by the coding sequence ATGCACCGCGCATTGATCGTCGTGGACGTTCAGAACGACTTCTGCGAGGGCGGCAGCCTCGCGGTGGCGGGCGGTGCCGACGTCGCCGCCGCCATCACCGACCTGATCGGTGACGCCCAGCCCGCCTACCGCCATGTGGTCGCCACCCGCGACCACCACATCGACCCGGGCGGCCACTTCTCGCCGACCCCGGACTACGTCGACTCCTGGCCGGTGCACTGCGTCGCCGGTACGGAGGGCGTCGGCTTCCACCCGAACTTCGCGCCCGCCGTCGCCTCCGGTGCCATCGACACGGTCTTCGACAAGGGGGCGTATTCGGCCGCGTACAGCGGGTTCGAGGGCTCCGACGAGAACGGGACCGGCCTCGCCCAGTGGCTGCGCGACCGGGAGGTCACCGAGGTCGACGTGGTCGGCATCGCCACCGACCACTGCGTCCGGGCCACCGCGCTGGACGCCGCCCGTGAGGGCTTCGTCACCCATGTGCTCCTGGACCTGACCGCGGGCGTCTCCGGGGCCACCACGGAACGGGCCCTGTCGGAGCTGCGGACGGCGGGCGTGAAGCTCTCCGGCACACCCGTCGTCGCGTCCTAG
- the clpS gene encoding ATP-dependent Clp protease adapter ClpS, producing MGQVSVATPLEIERPDSAEETFAVPEPDVPWVTLVHNDPVNLMSYVTYVFQAYFGYSKDKAHKLMLDVHQKGRAVVSSGSREEMERDVQAMHGYGLWATLTQDRN from the coding sequence ATGGGACAGGTGAGCGTTGCTACCCCGCTAGAGATCGAACGTCCCGATTCGGCCGAGGAGACCTTCGCGGTCCCCGAGCCGGACGTCCCGTGGGTGACGCTCGTCCACAACGACCCGGTCAACCTCATGAGCTACGTGACCTACGTCTTCCAGGCCTACTTCGGCTATTCGAAGGACAAGGCCCACAAGCTCATGCTGGACGTGCACCAGAAGGGCCGCGCCGTCGTCTCCAGCGGCAGCCGCGAGGAGATGGAACGCGACGTCCAGGCCATGCACGGTTACGGGCTGTGGGCCACCCTCACCCAGGACCGCAACTAG
- a CDS encoding amino acid permease, whose protein sequence is MTSAQVDKGQVDKGQPGGNAGDAGAGGEGYQRGLGARQIQMIAIGGAIGTGLFLGAGKAIDRAGPSLILAYVIAGLVIFFIMRALGELLMYRPVSGSFSEYAREFISPFFGFVTGWTYWLFWVVTGITEVTAAATYMTYWWNIPQWLSALVFTVILYGANLISVKLFGELEFWFSMVKVTAIIGMILICAGVLTIGFSDAGETATVSNLWNDGGFFPNGITGTLMTLQIVMFAFLAVELVGVTAGESKDPETVLPKAINTVPWRIAVFYVGALIMILSVVPWSTFKPGVSPFVKAFEEMGLGVGAAIVNFVVLTAALSSCNSGMYSTGRMLRDLALNGQGPRAFTKLTKNGLPLVGTTFSAALMLVGVWINYQWPGEAFNYVVSFATISGMWAWIMILVSQIRYRRKADAGLLPQSSFKAPGAPFTSWFALCFIGMVIVMMAIDKDARISLYCAPLWALILFVSYRVLRSRATEPEKATTETR, encoded by the coding sequence ATGACATCGGCGCAGGTCGACAAGGGACAGGTCGACAAAGGTCAGCCCGGCGGCAATGCCGGGGACGCCGGAGCCGGCGGTGAGGGATACCAGCGCGGTCTGGGAGCTCGCCAGATTCAGATGATCGCCATCGGCGGAGCCATCGGCACCGGGCTCTTCCTCGGCGCGGGCAAAGCCATCGACCGGGCCGGGCCCAGCCTCATCCTGGCCTACGTCATCGCGGGCCTGGTCATCTTCTTCATCATGCGGGCCCTGGGCGAACTGCTCATGTACCGCCCCGTCTCGGGTTCCTTCTCGGAGTACGCCCGCGAATTCATCAGCCCGTTCTTCGGATTCGTCACCGGCTGGACCTACTGGCTGTTCTGGGTCGTCACCGGAATCACCGAAGTCACCGCCGCCGCCACCTATATGACGTACTGGTGGAACATTCCGCAGTGGCTGTCCGCCCTGGTGTTCACCGTCATTCTCTACGGCGCCAACCTGATCTCCGTGAAGCTCTTCGGTGAGCTGGAGTTCTGGTTCTCCATGGTCAAGGTCACCGCCATCATCGGCATGATCCTGATCTGCGCGGGCGTTCTCACCATCGGCTTCTCCGACGCCGGTGAGACCGCGACCGTCTCCAACCTCTGGAACGACGGCGGATTCTTCCCCAACGGAATCACCGGCACCCTCATGACGCTCCAGATCGTCATGTTCGCCTTCCTCGCCGTGGAACTCGTCGGCGTCACCGCCGGGGAGTCCAAGGACCCCGAGACCGTGCTGCCCAAGGCCATCAACACCGTGCCGTGGCGCATCGCCGTCTTCTACGTCGGCGCGCTGATCATGATCCTCTCGGTCGTGCCGTGGTCCACCTTCAAGCCCGGCGTCTCCCCGTTCGTGAAGGCCTTCGAGGAGATGGGGCTCGGCGTCGGCGCCGCCATCGTCAACTTCGTCGTCCTCACCGCGGCGCTCTCCTCCTGCAACTCCGGCATGTACTCCACCGGCCGCATGCTCCGCGACCTCGCCCTCAACGGCCAGGGGCCCCGCGCCTTCACCAAGCTGACGAAGAACGGCCTGCCGCTGGTGGGGACCACGTTCTCCGCCGCCCTGATGCTCGTCGGCGTCTGGATCAACTACCAGTGGCCGGGCGAGGCGTTCAACTACGTCGTCTCCTTCGCGACCATCTCCGGCATGTGGGCCTGGATCATGATCCTGGTCAGCCAGATCCGCTACCGCCGCAAGGCCGACGCCGGTCTCCTGCCGCAGTCCTCGTTCAAGGCCCCGGGCGCCCCGTTCACCAGCTGGTTCGCGCTCTGCTTCATCGGCATGGTCATCGTGATGATGGCGATCGACAAGGACGCCCGGATCTCGCTCTACTGCGCACCCCTGTGGGCGCTCATCCTCTTCGTCTCCTACCGGGTGCTCCGGTCGCGCGCCACGGAGCCGGAGAAGGCCACGACCGAGACCCGCTGA
- a CDS encoding nicotinate phosphoribosyltransferase, with protein sequence MNTADLGRRVGVPSTALFTDQYELTMVQAALKAGTADRHSVFEAFTRRLPEGRRYGVVAGTGRVLDAVENFHFDDEMIGFLRQQDIVDEPTLEWLAGYRFSGDIWGYPEGEVYFPGSPILRVEGSFAECVLLETVILSILNHDSAIAAAASRMSAAAGGRRLIEMGARRTHELSAVASARAAYVGGFDATSDLAAGFRWAIPTVGTSAHAFTLLHDSERDAFQAQVDSLGRGTTLLVDTYDVTEAVRAAVEIAGPELGAVRIDSGDLLLVAHRVRQQLDELGATGTKIVVTSDLDEYAIASLAAAPVDAYGVGTQLVTGSGHPTCSMVYKLVARAGSAEPDAPLVPVAKKSLGAKSSVGGRKWAARRTDGHGVAEAEVIGTGPVPEELAGRQLLVELVRGGEVVAREPLDAVRERHVAARAGLPMSASQLSRGEPVIPTEYA encoded by the coding sequence ATGAACACAGCGGACCTCGGTCGGCGGGTCGGCGTTCCGTCGACCGCGCTCTTCACCGACCAGTACGAACTGACCATGGTGCAGGCCGCCCTCAAGGCCGGCACCGCCGACCGCCACTCGGTCTTCGAGGCGTTCACCCGTCGGCTCCCCGAGGGGCGGCGCTACGGCGTCGTCGCGGGCACCGGGCGGGTGCTGGACGCGGTGGAGAACTTCCACTTCGACGACGAGATGATCGGCTTCCTGCGCCAGCAGGACATCGTGGACGAGCCGACCCTCGAATGGCTGGCGGGCTACCGCTTCAGCGGTGACATCTGGGGCTACCCGGAGGGCGAGGTCTACTTCCCCGGCTCCCCGATCCTGCGGGTCGAGGGGTCCTTCGCCGAGTGCGTGCTGCTGGAGACGGTGATCCTCTCCATCCTCAACCACGACTCCGCCATCGCTGCCGCCGCCTCGCGGATGTCGGCGGCCGCCGGGGGCCGCCGTCTGATCGAGATGGGCGCCCGCCGCACCCACGAGCTCTCCGCGGTCGCCTCCGCCCGTGCGGCGTACGTCGGCGGCTTCGACGCCACCTCCGACCTGGCGGCGGGGTTCCGCTGGGCGATCCCGACGGTCGGCACCAGCGCGCACGCCTTCACCCTGCTGCACGACAGCGAGCGCGACGCGTTCCAGGCGCAGGTGGACTCGCTCGGCCGGGGCACGACGCTGCTGGTCGACACGTACGACGTGACCGAGGCGGTCCGGGCGGCCGTGGAGATCGCCGGACCCGAGCTCGGCGCCGTACGGATCGACTCCGGGGACCTGCTGCTGGTCGCGCACCGGGTGCGGCAGCAGCTGGACGAGCTGGGGGCGACGGGCACGAAGATCGTGGTGACCTCGGACCTGGACGAGTACGCCATCGCGTCGCTGGCCGCCGCGCCGGTGGACGCGTACGGGGTCGGCACCCAGCTCGTCACCGGGAGCGGGCACCCCACCTGCTCGATGGTCTACAAGCTGGTGGCCCGCGCCGGCTCGGCGGAGCCGGACGCCCCGCTGGTGCCGGTGGCCAAGAAGTCGCTCGGCGCGAAGTCGTCGGTCGGCGGTCGCAAGTGGGCCGCGCGCCGGACCGACGGGCACGGCGTCGCCGAGGCCGAGGTGATCGGCACCGGCCCGGTCCCCGAGGAGCTGGCCGGCCGGCAGCTGCTGGTGGAGCTGGTGCGGGGCGGCGAGGTGGTCGCCCGCGAGCCGCTGGACGCGGTCCGGGAGCGGCACGTGGCCGCGCGCGCCGGGCTGCCGATGTCGGCGAGCCAGCTGTCGCGGGGCGAGCCGGTGATCCCGACCGAGTACGCCTGA
- a CDS encoding DUF2017 domain-containing protein gives MAGHFEATPGGGAAVALDEVEISILRSLAVQLLELIGPGDQPADGEGPLAALFAEGPSKPPTDPALARLFPDAYGGPEASAGAGKPEEEHELRERAAEFRRFTEVDLRSGKRDDALAVVRTLDALSPAPEGGAVLTLTGDECLSWLRSLNDLRLTIGTRLEVSDEDQGEEGSLYRLPDADPRKPMVMAYLWLGALQESLVETLMP, from the coding sequence ATGGCCGGCCATTTCGAGGCCACCCCAGGCGGCGGCGCGGCCGTCGCGCTCGACGAGGTCGAGATCTCCATCCTGCGCTCCCTCGCCGTCCAGCTGCTGGAGCTGATCGGCCCCGGCGACCAGCCCGCCGACGGCGAGGGCCCGCTCGCCGCCCTCTTCGCCGAGGGCCCCAGCAAGCCGCCCACCGACCCGGCGCTCGCCCGGCTCTTCCCCGACGCCTACGGCGGGCCCGAGGCGTCCGCCGGGGCCGGGAAGCCGGAGGAGGAGCACGAGCTGCGCGAGCGGGCCGCCGAGTTCCGCCGGTTCACCGAGGTGGACCTGCGCTCCGGCAAGCGTGACGACGCCCTCGCCGTCGTCCGCACCCTGGACGCGCTCTCGCCGGCCCCGGAGGGCGGGGCCGTCCTCACCCTCACCGGCGACGAGTGCCTCAGCTGGCTCCGCTCCCTCAACGACCTGCGCCTGACCATCGGCACCCGGCTGGAGGTCTCCGACGAGGACCAGGGCGAGGAGGGCTCGCTCTACCGGCTCCCCGACGCCGATCCGCGCAAGCCCATGGTGATGGCCTACCTCTGGCTCGGCGCCCTCCAGGAATCCCTGGTCGAGACACTGATGCCGTAG